Proteins co-encoded in one Alphaproteobacteria bacterium genomic window:
- a CDS encoding ferrous iron transport protein A, giving the protein MSIPLTQLKKSIRARITAIASDESMKQKIIEMGLCEGLEVTLLHEGPFGRDPIAVLVEGHVVAMRRSEAATVTVEIL; this is encoded by the coding sequence ATGTCCATACCACTAACACAACTTAAGAAGTCTATCCGCGCCCGCATCACCGCCATTGCCAGCGATGAATCGATGAAACAAAAAATCATCGAGATGGGACTTTGCGAGGGGCTTGAAGTCACATTGCTGCATGAAGGCCCCTTCGGGCGCGACCCTATCGCTGTTTTGGTTGAAGGTCATGTTGTGGCTATGCGTCGCAGCGAAGCAGCAACCGTCACAGTTGAAATCTTATGA
- the feoB gene encoding ferrous iron transport protein B, which translates to MIEKSYPTIILAGCPNAGKSALFNRLTGSRQKVANYPGVTVEYKEGTTHTANGNPVRIIDLPGTYSLRAHSPDEVVARDVILGRLPSVGIADLIICVADATNLKLHLRFALELKSLGIPMILAVNMVDIAERRGFKIDCAALSKTLGITVVPTVAVRRGQIEGLLEAIDTTLASGHKKPETVCATIPTNNEMRDLHRQTLVHLDQAGVAYGLPAVTSFAIDRLLLHPVAGLAILVGLMFLVFQAVFSWSAWPMDQIDAGVMWVAEWVNATLPDGYLKSLLADGIIAGIGSVVIFLPQILVLFFFILILEDSGYMARAAFLLDRMMGGVGLHGRAFIPLLSSFACAIPGIMATRTIKAEHDRLLTILIAPLMTCSARIPVYTLIIAAFIPDRAVGWFNLQGLVMFGLYAAGLISGLIVAYILKRLTFQNVMDSFVMELPSYKIPTWRNIVFGLLERTKIFLRRAGTTIFIIMVIIWILSTFPEQPIEKSYAGIIGQFLAPLFAPIGFNWQMVIALIPGMAAREVAVAVLGAVYAISDANLESSLAETLRNAWSLPTALSFLAWYIFAPQCIATLAVIKRETSRKTMWISFFYLTALAYVAALATYHIASAVLS; encoded by the coding sequence ATGATCGAAAAATCCTACCCCACTATCATTCTTGCAGGCTGCCCTAATGCGGGTAAGTCGGCGCTATTCAATCGCTTGACTGGCAGCCGCCAAAAAGTCGCCAACTATCCAGGCGTCACCGTAGAGTATAAAGAGGGCACGACCCATACAGCCAACGGCAACCCTGTTCGCATCATCGATTTGCCAGGCACCTATTCCCTTCGCGCGCACAGCCCCGACGAAGTAGTCGCACGCGATGTGATTTTAGGCCGCCTACCTTCCGTTGGCATTGCCGACCTCATCATCTGCGTTGCTGACGCAACCAATCTGAAACTCCATTTGCGTTTTGCGCTCGAACTGAAATCGCTCGGCATCCCGATGATTCTTGCCGTAAACATGGTGGATATTGCTGAGCGTCGCGGCTTTAAGATTGATTGCGCAGCACTTTCCAAGACCCTTGGCATCACCGTTGTACCAACGGTTGCCGTGCGTCGTGGGCAAATCGAAGGCTTACTAGAAGCTATAGATACAACGCTCGCAAGCGGCCACAAAAAACCCGAAACCGTCTGCGCAACCATTCCAACCAATAACGAAATGCGCGACCTGCACCGTCAAACCCTAGTACATCTCGACCAAGCAGGCGTTGCCTATGGGCTTCCGGCTGTCACCAGCTTTGCAATTGACCGCCTCTTGCTTCACCCCGTTGCTGGCCTTGCCATTCTGGTTGGTCTCATGTTCCTCGTTTTCCAGGCGGTCTTTAGCTGGTCTGCTTGGCCAATGGACCAAATCGACGCAGGCGTGATGTGGGTTGCAGAGTGGGTAAACGCAACGCTTCCTGACGGTTACCTCAAAAGCTTATTGGCTGATGGTATCATCGCCGGCATCGGCAGCGTAGTTATCTTCTTACCGCAAATTCTAGTGTTGTTCTTTTTCATCCTCATACTCGAAGATTCAGGCTACATGGCGCGCGCCGCCTTCCTGCTTGACCGCATGATGGGTGGCGTAGGTCTACATGGTCGCGCCTTCATTCCCCTGCTCTCCTCTTTCGCGTGCGCCATCCCTGGCATCATGGCTACCCGCACCATTAAAGCAGAGCACGACCGCTTACTGACCATTCTCATCGCGCCTCTCATGACCTGCTCAGCGCGCATTCCCGTTTACACGCTCATCATCGCCGCATTCATTCCAGACCGCGCTGTGGGCTGGTTCAACCTACAAGGTCTTGTCATGTTCGGCTTATACGCAGCAGGCCTCATCTCAGGCCTGATTGTCGCCTACATCCTAAAACGCCTCACGTTCCAAAACGTGATGGATAGCTTCGTGATGGAGCTACCCAGCTATAAAATCCCCACATGGCGCAACATCGTCTTCGGCTTACTAGAGCGTACTAAGATCTTCTTGCGCCGCGCGGGTACAACCATTTTCATCATCATGGTCATCATCTGGATTCTCTCCACCTTCCCAGAGCAGCCTATCGAAAAATCCTATGCGGGTATCATTGGCCAGTTCCTAGCACCACTCTTCGCGCCGATTGGCTTTAACTGGCAAATGGTCATCGCGCTGATTCCAGGCATGGCTGCACGTGAAGTAGCGGTTGCTGTGCTGGGTGCCGTCTATGCGATTAGCGATGCAAATCTTGAATCTTCACTGGCCGAGACGTTGCGTAATGCATGGTCGTTGCCTACGGCTCTGTCATTTTTGGCATGGTATATCTTTGCACCACAATGCATTGCCACGCTTGCCGTTATCAAGCGCGAGACCAGCCGTAAAACCATGTGGATTAGCTTCTTCTACCTTACAGCGCTTGCCTATGTCGCAGCACTAGCTACGTACCACATAGCATCGGCAGTGCTTAGTTAG